A window of Deferribacter autotrophicus genomic DNA:
AACTTATCGACAATTTCGATTTTGACACATCAATGCCCACTACCTTATCAAATCTCTTCATCTGATAAGCTCTCCCTCTTTTTTTTCTTGAGCTTTGCTTCCCTTTATACTATCATCGCAACATAATACAGGTTCGCAACTAATGTTCCGTCCAGTATTTGGAAAGCTGAAGGTGGGGACAACATTCTCGACGGTTTCTTCCAACCAATGAGAAAAAGTCCTTTATCACCTTCAGTGCTCTATAAATTACATAAGCTGTTTTTAATCTTTTGTTAACCATTTTCTTCATATTTCTAATATACGATGAGAAAAATATTTTCCTCTGTATATAGTGCGTAACATACTGATAATGTTCATAAAATTACTGCTCTTTTACAAAAATCTCATTCATATATGTTTTAGGGAAAACAGATATGCAAGAAAAAGGAGCTAAATAGCTCCTTTTAGTTTTTTGGAATTAAAACAATACCTTTAGCTATATTTTTGTCTAAACTACAGTTTGGGATATTACATTTTGCATCTTCACCAACAACCACAGATCTATCCACATCAAAATAATATCTTCTATATGTTTCATCAGATTTCTTTTCAATTGCAGCTTTTGTAGATAAATAGTTATTATGATATCTTGCGTTTACATATACTTCTTTTGTCCCTTTAGGTTGCTCTTTATAAGTATATTCTATTTTATTCACATTGTAATCTTTATCTTTATAAAGTAATCCGTTTATCTCATCGTAGGTAGCATCAGGATAACCGTTTTTACCTTTAATTTCATTATCCCAAACTGCCTTAGGATAGCTTTCAAGCTGCAACCCTTTAGCAAAACCTATCAAATAAGCAATCTCCACATCACTTTTTGCATCTAATTCAGGTTCAATCACTTTTTGATATTTTACAATTCTGCCATCAATAGTGGTAAAAGTTCCTTCACTTTCAAGATGCGAAAGAACAGGTAAAATAACATTAGCTCCCTTGTTAAAATCATTCTTAAATAGATCTATACTTACAAAATATTCTACTTTACCAACCAGATCTCTCAACCTTTTATAATTACCCTTTGTATTAAAAGGATAAAAATCAGCAACAATCAAACATTTAACTTTTCCTCTATCAATATCCTCAATCAACTCATCAGCACTGTAATTACCGTAAACACCCAAAGAAAAGCTTGCTACTACATTAGGTTTATCAAAGGTATAAAAGAAAGATTTAAGTTTATCTTCACCCACATAGTCCACAAATGCAAATACTGACTCTTTTTGAGATTCAGCTTCTAGATATTCATTACCTACAATAAAGGATATCTTTTTAGCTTTATTAATATACCCTCTAATATCTTCATATATCTTATTATCAGAATTAATAATATCATGAAAAACTTTCGCAAAATCACCATAATCTGCTAAAATTGACGCATCAGTAAAATAATCATATTCATACTTTTTAAGCCCTATTGTTACCAGTTTTGAGTCGTTATGAATAACAGCATTCATCACTTTCCATTTGATTCCAAGTGATTCCCTTGCAAGATCAGCCCCAATTACAAATATTAAGTCTGAATCTTTAATATCATCAAGTCTGCCTACAACCTCATAACTGTTAAACTTTTTATGATATAAATTGAAAAACTCAGGGTGATAAAAAGATAAATCTGATACAATCTTCTTCACTCCTAATCCATCAGCCAATACCTTATAATTAACAAGTGCCTCATTAGAAAGTCTGCTTCCTAAAATAAAAGCAATACTGTCATTGCCATATCTATCAACAATCTCATCCAATTTAGTTTTTATATTATCAATTGCAGCAGTCCACTCAACCTCTTTTAACTCACCATCGGCCTTTATAAGAGGAGTTTTTACTCTATCTTCATGTTCAGTGTATTTATAAGCATATCTTCCTAAGGAACAAATATAACTATCTTCTACTTTTGAGCTCTTATAAATGATATTTTCATGCTTTCCATATTTGACAGAACATCCAACCGGACAATAATTACACGTAGTCTCTACATATTCCAAATCCCAGTTTCTTACACTGTGTTTATATGGCTTATCAAGCAATGCCCCAACAGGGCAGAAATCAACGCAAAGCCCGCAGAAATCGCACTGCAGGCCTGCATCATTGGCTGTAGTAATTAGATTGTTATAGCCCCTCTCCTTAATTTTCAAAGCACTACACCCGGTAATCTCGTGACAAACTTTCACACATCTTTCGCATAGTACACATAAATTTGCATCATGAATTATCATTTCCCAATCAAATTTGGGCTTATTCGGTTTTACAGACTTAATAGACTCCTCATTTATACCAAATTCATAAGTTGTATCCTGAAGCATACATTCACCAGCTTTATCACATACAGGACAATCAAGAGGATGTTTTATTAAAATAAACTCAAGATTTCTCTTTCTTTGTTTAATAACATCTTCGGTATCAGTGTATACTTTCATACCATCGGTAGCGTAGGTCACGCAAGAAGCAACAGGCTTTTCAATACCTTCAACCTGTACCAAACAAAGCCTACATGCTCCAGTAGGGGTAATATCTTTCAAATAACACATCACAGGGATATAAATATCGTTTCTTCTAGCAATATCTAATATGGTTTCCCCTTCTTTAAACTCGTAAGGTTTATCATTTATAAAAATCTGTGCCATATCAATACCCCTAATATTTATTTATCCAAACCAACCATTGCCATTCTAATACATCTCAAACATCTTGTAGCTTCCAAATATGCTTGATTCTCAGTATACGGTTTCTCAATTTCCTCAAAATTTCTAACCCTAACTTCAGGTGGCAACTTCTCTTGGTGAACTCTTGGAATTGTATGTGTTTCTTGAATCCTCTCATCTTTTTCAAACACTTTATTCTTATACAAAGTCAGCTCTAATTTCTCCTCATCCGTTAGATATGGCTCACCTTCCATAAGATATCTATCTATCATTTTTGCTGCCCATCTTGCAGCGCCAATAGCTTTAACCACTGTAGCAGGACCCCACTCACAGTCACCAGCGGCAAAAATACCTGGCACGTCAGTCATATACAGATCTTCTTTAACAGCTATTGTATTCCATCTTGTTACTTGAATTCCATCCTCTTCACTTAAAAAGCTTAAATCAGGGAATTGCCCAATAGCAGGAATAATCGTATCGCATTCAATTACAAAATTAGAACCAGGAATAGGCTCAGGCCTTCTTCTACCTGACTCATCAGGCTCACCAAGCTTCATCCTAACACATTCCACACCCACAAGCTTACCATCTTCAGCAATAAGCTTCACTGGATTGCAAAGGAAATGAAATTTAACACCTTCTTCCTCTGCATCAACTACTTCGTAATCCTCAGCAGGCATCTCAGCACGTGAACGACGATAAACCAGATTTACATCGCTACTACCAAGCCTTAAAGCAGTCCTTACACAGTCTATTGCAGTATTACCACCACCAACAACCACTACTCTATCACCAATTTCAACGGGCTCACCCAATGACACACGTCTCAAGAAGCCAATACCACTATCCATTACACCCTTATAACCGTCCTTTTCACCTTCCACACCCATATCACGGCTTTTAAAAGCTCCGATTGCAAGTAAAACAGCATCATATTGCTCTTTTAAATCCTTTAAAAATATATCCTTACCAAGTTTTGTATTATACTGTATCTCAACACCTAAAGACTGAACTATTTCAACCTCTCGTCTCAAAAGGTGTCTTGGCTGTCTATAATCAGGAATACCCACAGCAACCATACCACCTGGCTCTGGAAGCATCTCATAAATTTTTACCTGATGCCCCATCAATGCCAAATAATAAGCAGCCGTAAGACCAGCAGGTCCTGCTCCCACGATGGCAACTTTTTTACCTGTTTCTTCATCTCTTATTTTTTCAATATCAGGCTCTTTATGATGATAATATTCGTAATCCCATGGAGTTCTTTTTAATACCATAATATTTACAGGATCATCCACCAAACCACGTCTACAATTAGCTTCACAAGGGTGAGGACAAACCCTACCACATACGCCGGGTAAGGGCATAGTAGTCCTTATAATTTTTAAAGCCTCTAAAAACCTATGATCCTTAATTGCTTCAATAAACTCTGGTATCTTAACATTTGCAGGACACCCTGCAGTACAAGGTGCAGTCAAATGCTTAACATATTCAAGTTCTTTGCTGTTTTCACCTTGAATTACTCCCTTGAACTCCTCTTCCATAAAGTTTTTCAAAAACTGCCTTACCGGTACAGTAGCTGTGGGAGCTACGGTACATTTCGCAGAGACATATATTGAATAAGCTATATCGTATGCCAATTTAATATCTTCTTCTTTAAAACCATCATTCTTTATTTTTTGCAACTGCTCGGCCAAAATTCTTGTTCCCATCCTACCTGGAAAACATCTACCACAACAACCAAAGCCACTAATTTCATACATGTACTTTGTGAGAACATCTAAAAGATCCACATCTTTATCAAAAACTAAAAAACCGTTCCAATTGACGAAAACTTTTAATTTCTTACCATTAAATTCATCGTCTATCTTTAGCGGAGCGTCCGTCCACTCCTCGTACGGCTTATTTCTGTTATCTATTATTTGGTCTTTCCAGAAACCATAGTAAACTTTTGCCATAAGCCTCTCCGATCATTATGGTATACTGTATACAATTTGTTTTTATAACACAAAATTATTTTGTTGTCTATAATAAATCACACCTTTATAGTAAAACCGTTTTTTGTTTTTAAAGGCATACTGAACAACTATTCATCACAATAAAATAACTTTTGTAGATGTTATGATATAGTTTAAAAAATAAAAGAAGGTTATATATGGTAAAATTTCTAATATTGTTAGTTTTACCCCATTATTTATCACTCGCAGTCATTATTATAACATCAATAAATGGAGGATAATTATCAAAAACATATATTGAAGATAATCATTTTAAAACAAAAAAGGATAATATTAAACTTATTTTTAATAATACAAAAACACATTTTATAATATAGACCATTCAAAACAATATGTCATAATTACAACTAAGAAAGATCTAGAAAGATTTAGGTAAATGATGTCTTCTCATTTTCACCACAGTTTGAATCCCACCTAACAATAGTAATACTCCTAAATCAAACAAAATGGAAAAAATAGGACACAAAAAAGATTACTAAAAAATATTAATTATAAGGTTTTCGAAGATTTGTTAGAACTCAATAGTATAGGCACTAAAAACAGTTTAGAAGTAAAAATAAATGATTTAAAAAAATATTTAGGTATCCGAAAAATTAACAAGTAAAGATTTGAAAACATGTTTAGTAGTACGTCGATACCCCTTTTTTATGCAAAATCAATAAATTATTTTGTTGAATTTTTAAAATTTTAAACTATTATAAATTTCACCGTGGGGGTGCTCCTTTTATGGGGCTGAGAAAATACCCCTTGAACCTGATCCGGGTAATTCCGGCGCAGGGAAACGGTGAAGGAAACAATAATCCTTTCCGTCTCTGCGGCGGAAAGGATTTTTTTTTAGAAAGGAGTAAAAGATGACCCAAATCGAAGCTGCAAAAAAAGGAATTATAACCAAAGAAATGGAAAAAATCGCAAAAGATGAAAAGATTTCACCTAATGAACTACGTGAACTGGTAGCTCAAGGTAAAGTTGTTATTCCTAAAAATAAAAATCACGATTTCCCTAATGTAATGGGAATTGGTAAGAAATTGAGAACAAAAATAAATGCAAATATCGGTACAAGCATAGATTGTCCATCCATCGAAAGAGAAATTAATAAATTGAAAGTGGCCATTGAAGCAGGTGCTGACAGCGTCATGGATTTATCCACAGGTGGAGACTTGCAGGCTATTAGAGAAGCAATTTTAGAACACTCCACAGTTATGGTTGGTGCAGTACCTATTTATGCTGTTGCAGCAAAATTAGCTGAACAAGATATACCTACTTATAAAATGGATCCAGATACATTATTTAAATCTATCGAAGAACAATGTAAGCAAGGGATAGATTATATAACTGTTCACTGTGGTGTCACAAAAGAATCTGTCGAAAGAATGGACAGAACAGACAGAGTGTGTGGTATTGTTAGTAGAGGTGGATCTATTTTAGCAGACTGGATAAGAAGAAATAAAAAAGAAAACCCCCTTTATGAATATTTTGATGATTTACTTGAAATTGCTTATAAATATGATGTGACGTTGAGTCTTGGAGATGGTTTCAGACCTGGTGCTATTGCAGATGCTACAGACAGAGCCCAAATAGATGAGCTTATTATCCTTGGTGAACTTGCAAAAAGGGCAAGAGAAAAGAATGTACAGGCTATGATTGAAGGCCCAGGACATGTCCCAATAAACCAGATTGAGGCAAATATTTTATTAGAAAAAAGACTCTGCGATGAAGCACCATTTTATATTTTAGGACCTCTTCCCACTGATATTGCTCCAGGATACGACCATATAACAAGTGCCATAGGGGGAGCAATTGCAGGTTCAGTGGGCGCTGACTTTCTATGTTATGTAACCCCTGCTGAACATTTGTGTCTTCCAGATGAAGAGGATGTATACCAAGGGGTAATTGCATCAAAAATTGCTGCTCATATTGCAGATATTGCAAAAGGTGTTCCAGGTGCCTTTGAAAGAGATTTACAGATGAGCAAATATAGAAAAGAGCTTAATTGGGAAGGTATGTTCTCGCTTGCAATTGACCCAAAAAGGGCAAGAGAAAAGTTTCAAAAAAATAGGGATATAAATTCCTGCACCATGTGTGGAAGATTATGTGCAGTAAAAATAGACCAAAAATTGCCAACTATTTAAAATGCTATATTATTTTAGAAACTGATTTTCTAAAATTACCTTTAGAAGAGTTTATCCTTCAATGTTACGAAGCTGGAGCCAGAGCTTTCCAGCTTCGTAACAAATACAAAACTGCAAGAGAAAACTACTTAATAGGCTTAAAAATAAAAAAAATATTAAATAACAAAGATGCTTTATTCATTGTAAATGATAGAGTAGACTTGGCGATTGTTCTTGAAGC
This region includes:
- a CDS encoding molybdopterin-dependent oxidoreductase gives rise to the protein MAQIFINDKPYEFKEGETILDIARRNDIYIPVMCYLKDITPTGACRLCLVQVEGIEKPVASCVTYATDGMKVYTDTEDVIKQRKRNLEFILIKHPLDCPVCDKAGECMLQDTTYEFGINEESIKSVKPNKPKFDWEMIIHDANLCVLCERCVKVCHEITGCSALKIKERGYNNLITTANDAGLQCDFCGLCVDFCPVGALLDKPYKHSVRNWDLEYVETTCNYCPVGCSVKYGKHENIIYKSSKVEDSYICSLGRYAYKYTEHEDRVKTPLIKADGELKEVEWTAAIDNIKTKLDEIVDRYGNDSIAFILGSRLSNEALVNYKVLADGLGVKKIVSDLSFYHPEFFNLYHKKFNSYEVVGRLDDIKDSDLIFVIGADLARESLGIKWKVMNAVIHNDSKLVTIGLKKYEYDYFTDASILADYGDFAKVFHDIINSDNKIYEDIRGYINKAKKISFIVGNEYLEAESQKESVFAFVDYVGEDKLKSFFYTFDKPNVVASFSLGVYGNYSADELIEDIDRGKVKCLIVADFYPFNTKGNYKRLRDLVGKVEYFVSIDLFKNDFNKGANVILPVLSHLESEGTFTTIDGRIVKYQKVIEPELDAKSDVEIAYLIGFAKGLQLESYPKAVWDNEIKGKNGYPDATYDEINGLLYKDKDYNVNKIEYTYKEQPKGTKEVYVNARYHNNYLSTKAAIEKKSDETYRRYYFDVDRSVVVGEDAKCNIPNCSLDKNIAKGIVLIPKN
- a CDS encoding FAD-dependent oxidoreductase, producing the protein MAKVYYGFWKDQIIDNRNKPYEEWTDAPLKIDDEFNGKKLKVFVNWNGFLVFDKDVDLLDVLTKYMYEISGFGCCGRCFPGRMGTRILAEQLQKIKNDGFKEEDIKLAYDIAYSIYVSAKCTVAPTATVPVRQFLKNFMEEEFKGVIQGENSKELEYVKHLTAPCTAGCPANVKIPEFIEAIKDHRFLEALKIIRTTMPLPGVCGRVCPHPCEANCRRGLVDDPVNIMVLKRTPWDYEYYHHKEPDIEKIRDEETGKKVAIVGAGPAGLTAAYYLALMGHQVKIYEMLPEPGGMVAVGIPDYRQPRHLLRREVEIVQSLGVEIQYNTKLGKDIFLKDLKEQYDAVLLAIGAFKSRDMGVEGEKDGYKGVMDSGIGFLRRVSLGEPVEIGDRVVVVGGGNTAIDCVRTALRLGSSDVNLVYRRSRAEMPAEDYEVVDAEEEGVKFHFLCNPVKLIAEDGKLVGVECVRMKLGEPDESGRRRPEPIPGSNFVIECDTIIPAIGQFPDLSFLSEEDGIQVTRWNTIAVKEDLYMTDVPGIFAAGDCEWGPATVVKAIGAARWAAKMIDRYLMEGEPYLTDEEKLELTLYKNKVFEKDERIQETHTIPRVHQEKLPPEVRVRNFEEIEKPYTENQAYLEATRCLRCIRMAMVGLDK
- the thiC gene encoding phosphomethylpyrimidine synthase ThiC gives rise to the protein MTQIEAAKKGIITKEMEKIAKDEKISPNELRELVAQGKVVIPKNKNHDFPNVMGIGKKLRTKINANIGTSIDCPSIEREINKLKVAIEAGADSVMDLSTGGDLQAIREAILEHSTVMVGAVPIYAVAAKLAEQDIPTYKMDPDTLFKSIEEQCKQGIDYITVHCGVTKESVERMDRTDRVCGIVSRGGSILADWIRRNKKENPLYEYFDDLLEIAYKYDVTLSLGDGFRPGAIADATDRAQIDELIILGELAKRAREKNVQAMIEGPGHVPINQIEANILLEKRLCDEAPFYILGPLPTDIAPGYDHITSAIGGAIAGSVGADFLCYVTPAEHLCLPDEEDVYQGVIASKIAAHIADIAKGVPGAFERDLQMSKYRKELNWEGMFSLAIDPKRAREKFQKNRDINSCTMCGRLCAVKIDQKLPTI